From Solibacillus sp. FSL W7-1464:
TTATTAAGAGGTAAATGAGAATTTGTGAGGTGGAGAAATGAAGCTGTTAAATTTTATTGGTGGAGAATGGATAGAAGATGATTCATTGCAAACGATGCCTGTGATTAATCCTGCAAATGGTGAACAGTTAGGAACGATACCACTTTCGACAAAATTCCAAGTCGAACTCGCTGCACAAAAGGCGAAAGCGGCTCAAAAAGAATGGGCGCTGGTCCCTGCACCAAAACGTGCGGAGTATTTATATGAAATTGCTTTTAAATTGAAAGAAAAGAAAGAACATCTTGCGCAAGTATTAACGAAGGAAATGGGCAAGGTCATTGAAGAAGCGCGTGGAGAAGTACAAGAAGGAATTGATATGGCACTTTATATGGCAGCGGAAGGTAGACGTTTATTCGGAGAAACGGTCCCGTCGGAATTGCCGAATAAGTTTGCGATGAGTGTACGCGCACCGATTGGGGTGGCAGGACTTATTACGCCATGGAATTTCCCGATTGCAATTGCGACCTGGAAGTCTTTCCCTGCGCTTGTTGCAGGTAATACGGTTGTATGGAAGCCTTCCAACGAAACACCTTTTATGGCTTACGAGCTTGCAAAAATATTTGAGGAGGTCGGCTTGCCGCCTGGTGTCGTCAATGTTGTATTTGGTTCAGGTCCTACAGTCGGAACAGCGATTGTCGAGCATCCGGACATCCGTGTCATTTCCTTTACGGGGTCAACAACGACAGGCAGCAAAGTAGCCGAGCTTGGCGGAAAACATCTGAAAAAAGTTTCGCTTGAAATGGGCGGGAAAAACGCGGTCATTGTAATGGACGATGCTGATCTCGACTTGGCGCTGGAAGGCATTTTGTGGAGCGCATTTGGAACGGCAGGACAGCGCTGTACCGCATGCAGCCGTGTAATTGTGCATAAAAATGTAAAACAGGAGTTGGAAAACCGTCTTGTGGAAGCAACAAAGCAGCTGACAATCGGAGACGGGTTGGATCCTTCCGTTAAAGTAGGACCTGTCATCAATAAGGCTGCACTGGAGAAAATCAATCATTATGTACAGATCGGTAAGCAGCAAGGTGCAAATTTGCTGATTGGCGGAGAAATTTTATCTGAAGGCGAATTGGCAAAAGGCTATTACTATGCCCCGACCATTTTTACCGATGTGGAAGCATCAAGCATTCTTGCACAAGAGGAAATTTTCGGTCCTGTCATTAGTATGATTGAAGTCAGCAGTTTGGAAGAGGCCATTGAAGTGAATAACGGTGTAAAGTTTGGCTTATCAAGTTCGATTTTCTCACAAGATGTCAATAAAATCTTCAGAGCACAGCAGTTGCTTGATACAGGGATTGTCTATGTAAATGCCGGAACAACAGGCGCGGAAATTCACTTGCCGTTTGGCGGTACGAAAGGTACAGGAAATGGTCATCGCGATTCAGGTCAGGCAGCACTTGATGTGTATACGGAGTGGAAGAGTGTTTATGTAGACTACAGCGGCAAATTGCAACGTGCCCAAATCGATAATAACGCTTGATGATTCTTTATTTCGAATCATCGCATCTCAAAATTCTGGACGCAATCACGCATGATGCGTAATTGACTTAATAAAAAAGGGGATGTTTACATGAAAGTAGTAGTGTTAGGTGCAGGATTGATGGGGAAAGAAGTAGCGCGCGATTTAGTCCAAAGTGAAGATGTGAAAAAGATTTTTTTAGCAGATGTTTCAACAGGTCCTGCAAAGGAATTCGTCAATACATTGAATACAGATAAAGTTGAAGTAGTCCAGCTTGATGCAGAAGATGACAAGGCATTGCGTGATGTCATCAGCCGCGGTGATGTAGTTGTGAATGCGCTGTTCTATAAATTCAATAAACGTGTTGCCCAAGCGGCAATTGAGACAGGGGTACATTCAGTAGATTTAGGTGGCCACATTGGCGGAATTACAGAATCTATTTTTGAGCTGCACGGCCAGGCAGTCGATAATGGCGTGACGATTATTCCGGATTTAGGTGTAGCACCTGGAATGATCAATATTTTGACAGGTTATGGGGCGACAAAGTTTGATTCTGTCGATTCGATCAAACTTTATGTAGGTGGTATTCCAACAACGCCACAACCTCCATTGCATTATATTCGTGTGTTCTCGTTGGATGGGGTATTTGACCACTATACAGAGCCTTCGAAAATGATCCAAAAAGGTGTGCTTACAGAGGTCGAGTCTTTAACAGGATTGGAGCCGATCTACTTTGACGAGTTCGGAGTATTAGAGGCATTCTACACGTCAGGCGGAATATCAACTTTATATAAAACATTCCCTCATGTGAAAACACTCGAATACAAGACGATTCGCTACAAAGGTCATGCGGAGCAGTTTAAATTGCTTGCTGATTTAGGTTTCCTTGATAAAAATAATACTGTTGAAGCTGGCGGTCGTGAAGTAAATGTCCGGGAAGTAACAAGGGAAGTATTACAGAAGAAACTGGATATCGGTGATAATATCGATGCAGTGTTATTACGTGCAATTATTTCAGGAGAAAAGTCGGAAGAGCAAATTACGTATGAATATGAAATGGTCGTACGAAAAGATACAGATCAAAACGTGACGGCGATGGCCCGCGCAACAGCAAATACGATTTCAATCGTGGCTCAAATGGTAGGCAAGGGGCTGATTGGGGAGCGCGGTGTATTTGCACCGGAAACGGTTGTGCCAGGTCGTGAGTTTATTCAGGAAATGGCAAAGCGTGGTGTTGATATTAAAGAAACATCACACCGTTCATCTATGATTGTAAAGTGGTAGGAGTGAAGGAATGAACTTCGATTTTACGGAAGAACAGACACTTTTACGCAAAACTGTAAGGCAATTCGTTGATGCGGAAATTATCCCCTATATTGCGGAATGGGACGCGGGCGGCGGTTTTGATACGAGGTTATGGAAGCGACTTGCCGAACTGGGTTTGATGGGAGTTTGTGTACCGGAGAGCTACGGCGGAGCAGGGATGGATTATAATTCCCTTGCAATTGTGTGCGAGGAGCTGGAGCGCGGGGATACGGCATTTCGTACGGCCGTTTCTGTTCATACTGGCTTAAATAGTATGACTCTCATGCAATGGGGAACAGAAGAGCAGAAGGAAAAATACTTGCTGCCCCAGGCAAAGGGTGAGAAAATCGGCGCATTCGGTCTGACAGAACCTGGTGCCGGATCGGATGTTGCGGCGATGAGTTCATTTGCGAAGCGTGATGGGGACCACTATATTTTAAACGGCCAAAAAACATGGATTTCCTTATGTGATATCGCAGATCATTTCCTTGTATTTGCTTATACAGATAAGGAAAAATCGCATCACGGTATTTCCGCTTTTATCGTCGAGCGTGAATGGGCTGGTTTTAGCTCAAAGGCGATAAAGGAGAAATACGGTATTCGTGCAGGCAATACAGGTGAACTGTTCTTTGAGGATGTCAAAATACCGGCAGAAAACTTGCTTGGTAAAGAAGGAGAAGGGTTTAAAATTGCAATGTCCGCACTGGATAACGGCCGTTTTACTGTTGCTGCAGGCGCGGTCGGCTTAATTCAGGCGTGTATAGAAGCGAGCGTAAAATACTGCAAAAAACGCGAAACTTTCGGCAAGCCGATTGGTGAGCATCAACTAGTCGGTCAGATGCTCGCAAAAATGGAAGCCGGCTACGAAATGAGTCGCCTGCTCGTGTATCGCGCAGGAGAGCTGAAAAATAAAGGCGTGCGCAACACTAGGGAAACATCACTCGCCAAATGGCAAGCGTGCGACTTTGCAAATAAAGCTGCGGATGATGCGGTACAAATCCATGGGGCATACGGTTATTCCGATGAATATCCGGTAGCCCGCTATTTACGGAATTCCAAAGCACCGGTCATTTATGAAGGGACACGCGAAATCCATACTCTAATGCAGGCAGATTATGTGCTTGGCAAACGTGCGGATAAGAAATTACGCTGTATGCTGCCAGGCTGGCCATTTGAATAATTTGATGAGGCGAAAGGTTATAGTCACCTTTCGCTTTTTTGATTTGCGAGCGCGGAACTGGTGGTCAGGCTGTTTTGGATAGGGCCTGGCGAATACCGTTTAGAAATTGGCTAATAAATTTTCAACTACTTATTGTGAATGTGTAGCAATAAGTGTCTGAAAAACCGAAGAAGCAGGCGAATAAATTATTGCACTTCGCCTTTGGAAATTCATGTTAATATTATAATAATTATTTAATTAATCTGATTTTTAAGGAGAATGATAAATGGCAATAATTCGTACAATGCACGCTGAGGACATTCCACAAGTCCAGGATGTGGCAA
This genomic window contains:
- a CDS encoding aldehyde dehydrogenase family protein, translated to MKLLNFIGGEWIEDDSLQTMPVINPANGEQLGTIPLSTKFQVELAAQKAKAAQKEWALVPAPKRAEYLYEIAFKLKEKKEHLAQVLTKEMGKVIEEARGEVQEGIDMALYMAAEGRRLFGETVPSELPNKFAMSVRAPIGVAGLITPWNFPIAIATWKSFPALVAGNTVVWKPSNETPFMAYELAKIFEEVGLPPGVVNVVFGSGPTVGTAIVEHPDIRVISFTGSTTTGSKVAELGGKHLKKVSLEMGGKNAVIVMDDADLDLALEGILWSAFGTAGQRCTACSRVIVHKNVKQELENRLVEATKQLTIGDGLDPSVKVGPVINKAALEKINHYVQIGKQQGANLLIGGEILSEGELAKGYYYAPTIFTDVEASSILAQEEIFGPVISMIEVSSLEEAIEVNNGVKFGLSSSIFSQDVNKIFRAQQLLDTGIVYVNAGTTGAEIHLPFGGTKGTGNGHRDSGQAALDVYTEWKSVYVDYSGKLQRAQIDNNA
- a CDS encoding saccharopine dehydrogenase family protein — protein: MKVVVLGAGLMGKEVARDLVQSEDVKKIFLADVSTGPAKEFVNTLNTDKVEVVQLDAEDDKALRDVISRGDVVVNALFYKFNKRVAQAAIETGVHSVDLGGHIGGITESIFELHGQAVDNGVTIIPDLGVAPGMINILTGYGATKFDSVDSIKLYVGGIPTTPQPPLHYIRVFSLDGVFDHYTEPSKMIQKGVLTEVESLTGLEPIYFDEFGVLEAFYTSGGISTLYKTFPHVKTLEYKTIRYKGHAEQFKLLADLGFLDKNNTVEAGGREVNVREVTREVLQKKLDIGDNIDAVLLRAIISGEKSEEQITYEYEMVVRKDTDQNVTAMARATANTISIVAQMVGKGLIGERGVFAPETVVPGREFIQEMAKRGVDIKETSHRSSMIVKW
- a CDS encoding acyl-CoA dehydrogenase family protein, coding for MNFDFTEEQTLLRKTVRQFVDAEIIPYIAEWDAGGGFDTRLWKRLAELGLMGVCVPESYGGAGMDYNSLAIVCEELERGDTAFRTAVSVHTGLNSMTLMQWGTEEQKEKYLLPQAKGEKIGAFGLTEPGAGSDVAAMSSFAKRDGDHYILNGQKTWISLCDIADHFLVFAYTDKEKSHHGISAFIVEREWAGFSSKAIKEKYGIRAGNTGELFFEDVKIPAENLLGKEGEGFKIAMSALDNGRFTVAAGAVGLIQACIEASVKYCKKRETFGKPIGEHQLVGQMLAKMEAGYEMSRLLVYRAGELKNKGVRNTRETSLAKWQACDFANKAADDAVQIHGAYGYSDEYPVARYLRNSKAPVIYEGTREIHTLMQADYVLGKRADKKLRCMLPGWPFE